The Haloarcula sp. CBA1127 nucleotide sequence AGCGCTCGTCAGCGATCTCGACGGCGACGTGTCACCCCTCGTTTCGAGTGTTCTTGAGACGCTGGTCGCGACTATCGATGACCTCCACGAACGCGTCACCGAACTAGAGGCCAACCTCGAACGGACCCACGAGGTTGCCACCACTGCCGTCGGTGACGCCGCCACGAACGACCAGCGCCTTGACGACCTCGAAGCACAGCAGGAAACCACCCGCGAGGTTGCCAAGAGTGCTATCGCCAAAGCCCAGCAACTCGAAGCCGACGCCGACCAGCAGGAAGACGCCGAGCAGCTCCCCGAAGGAATCGAACCCAGCAGTTCACCGCTGGATTTCTTCGCGAACTGCCGCCAATCGAAAGTCAAGACCATGTTCGTCGAGCGCTCGAACCGCCAGAACACCTATCGCGCGATCAGCATCGCCAAGCGCTGGCCAGAGTTTGCCACGAAGCGAACCGACGGCAGCGGCGTCTTCATGACAAAAAGCGATATACAGACTGCCCTCACCGCCGAACTCGGGAAGGAACCACATCGCCAGACGATCAAGCGTGTCTGGGAGACACTGGTCGACATCGGCGGCGACGACGTCGTCGAGAAAACCCGGCAGGTCGGCCGAGCCCAGACACAAACCGAGATCCTCGCGATGGATATAGAGACAGCTGAGGGGTTACTCGAAAAACGCTACGTCGGTCTCGATCTGCTGGAGAACAGCGACCACAAAGCCGCCACAGGTGGCGTCACACCCGTTGTGGTGGAGTCCACGCCCTGACCCTGTGACACACGCCGGATAGGATCGGAACCGACACTGAACCAACGCTACTGGACGCGGTGGTACGTGCCCTGCCGCCGTCGACGCCGCTGTTTGCTAGCTGCAGCAACCGGGAGCGACCCCCTGTTGTCAGGAGTGTAGTGAGTACTCGTAACACGAACGAAGCGACCACAGCAATTCCAGTGGTCACAACGGGTGTGACGCCAAGACCAGTCACAAGAACTTCCTGTAGCTCGTATCCCCGATTTGGGTTAGCGGCGGTGTCCGGTTTTCCGCATATATAGAGATGTCGGATATTCGCTGCGCTAACCAAAATATATCACAGGTGTTTTTGCCTTAGCCCGAATACGATGACCGCAAGCAAAATGGCGGGCAACAGTCTTCCCGATGAAGCGCCTGGCGAGTATGTTCCCTTCGGACGCCGGCCATACTATCTTCCAGATCCACTGCCACCGGCACATGCCCTCGAATTCGACGCCGACTTCCAGCAGTTGCTGCAGGACGCCATCTATCAGCTCGGACGGCTGGAAGGGATCGGCGACGAGACGGAAGCCAATCCGTTGCTATACACGACAATGGTCCGTCGCGAAGCCGTCGAATCGGTCGTGCTTGAGGGTGCAGATATCGATATCGAGGACGTATTCCGGTCCCAGGAACTTGCCGATAGCGGTACCACTCGGAAGGATGTCCAAGAAGCACTCAATTACGAGCGGACGATCACTAAAGGTGCGACTCGGCTCTCCAAGGGCGACCAGATCACACTTGGACTGTTACAGAACCTGCACGAGTTGCTGATGGCGGACGTGCGTGGTCACTGTGAATACCCTGGGGAGTTCCGTGCGAAGCCGATCAATCTCCCGGCAGCCTCGTCGTTCCAGGAACCATTCGTCCCGCCAGCACCGGACCGGATTCCGGAGCTGATGACGAATCTAATCGAGTACTGCAACACGACCAGCGAGTACCACGACCTTGTCCAGCTTGGGCTCGTCCACTATCAGTTCGAGACGATTCACCCCTTCGAGGATGGGAACGGCCGCTTGGGACGTATTCTCATCACGTTACAGCTGATTCAGAACGGCTACCTCACACAACCGTATCTGTATCCGAGCGCGTATTTCAACCGCAACAAGATCGAGTATGCTGACCGGATGCGAACAGTCAGCGAAACGGGTGCCTGGGAGCCTTGGCTAGAGTTCTTCGTCGAGGGGATTCGCTCACAAGCTGCCGAGGCAGTCACACGAACGAACAATCTTCGGAATCTCCGTCGAGAGTACGAGCGAACCTATGGACACGAGAAAACAGCTGCCGACCGGTTAGCGATGCGCCTGTTCAAGCAGCCATACCTGACCACGAACGACGTCGCTGAGCTACTGGATGTGACCGCACAGACAGCACGGAACGCAATTCAAGAACTTGAAGCACAGGATGTCCTGACCGAAACAACGGGGAAAGAGCGGTATCAGGAGTTCAAGGCTGTCGATATCTTCGACATTCTCGACCAGCCCCTAGAGTGAGAGCGGGGCCAAAACGAACTAGCTTGGTCTGTACTGTGTGCTTTTCCGACATAGCTGGTAGTCAAGACGCTCTCTCTGGAACGCCTCTCACCCGGCGGAGGCTCACAAAATACGGGCGAGTTCCCTTGCTGTCAGACTAGGATTGCTCTAGTGGCTCGACCCACTCGGGAGCGCAATCATGGATCCCGCCGTAGATCGAGCGGTCGGGATACTGGTCGTCGTCAGCCTCAACAGAGACGATCACGTTGCCGCCGGAACACGAAATTTCTGTAACG carries:
- a CDS encoding Fic family protein — its product is MAGNSLPDEAPGEYVPFGRRPYYLPDPLPPAHALEFDADFQQLLQDAIYQLGRLEGIGDETEANPLLYTTMVRREAVESVVLEGADIDIEDVFRSQELADSGTTRKDVQEALNYERTITKGATRLSKGDQITLGLLQNLHELLMADVRGHCEYPGEFRAKPINLPAASSFQEPFVPPAPDRIPELMTNLIEYCNTTSEYHDLVQLGLVHYQFETIHPFEDGNGRLGRILITLQLIQNGYLTQPYLYPSAYFNRNKIEYADRMRTVSETGAWEPWLEFFVEGIRSQAAEAVTRTNNLRNLRREYERTYGHEKTAADRLAMRLFKQPYLTTNDVAELLDVTAQTARNAIQELEAQDVLTETTGKERYQEFKAVDIFDILDQPLE